In Luteibacter mycovicinus, a genomic segment contains:
- a CDS encoding xanthine dehydrogenase family protein molybdopterin-binding subunit, with amino-acid sequence MSGEVRLSRRRFLKYAAGTAGALVIGIGSAEALDRPPPVGLLGDAWAQVGSYLRVAADGRIYIGVRDPDNGEGTATSLARIIAEELDADWSRVIVEPLGLGIQTGNGEPRFTYGRQRSGDATSIPAAWADLRQAGALGRWLILQAAARRLGLPADQLHTENGVVIASDGRRLSYADLASAAASIDAPSTAPPLKATDAYRLIGQPAGDVDARAAVTGQLRYAGDDSIGDAVVAVLARCPYPGGSLDTADREAARKIAGVYDVIDITPEQGQLSGTAVQVPSIAVLATDTWSALAGRAALKATWKQGPSVEPSAYTLEQKALELFGDEAGAAEPSTVRNDGDVAAARKKAARALEATYFQPWIAHATAETPNCVVRLDADTSITVIAATQSPRAAYAVVQRMTGFKPEQIDIQVPRGGGGFGRRLEQDYIAEAVAVALAKKADTVRNRPIKLLWTRDDDLAHDYYRPLAVHRLNASIDRKKAIVGWHQRMASPSMLVGRATPDNRLWQSELVPDALPAGLVPNFRSDWYPLESQLARGEWRGSPHVTPAFATESFIDEIAHSLKLNPLDFRLAMLGEGRQLPYNGRGGPLDTARLANVLKLAAEKIDWSRWLRSENGLGIACSYVFGAYVAHAIEVAPTADGIDIRRAVCVADVGRAINPLGLEAQLQGATMDALSTALNLAITVKDGKVQQTGFRDYPVSATQPLPYEVETVIVPSTAEPTGASVIGVPSAAPALANAVFRATAVRVRRLPLLRELSRLR; translated from the coding sequence ATGAGTGGCGAAGTCCGACTCTCCCGCCGCCGCTTTCTCAAGTACGCCGCGGGCACCGCGGGGGCACTGGTCATCGGTATCGGCAGCGCCGAAGCCCTCGACCGACCGCCGCCGGTCGGCCTGCTGGGCGACGCCTGGGCCCAGGTCGGCTCGTACCTGCGCGTCGCAGCCGATGGTCGCATCTACATCGGCGTGCGCGATCCGGACAACGGCGAAGGCACCGCGACGTCGCTGGCGCGCATCATCGCCGAAGAACTCGATGCCGACTGGTCGCGCGTCATCGTCGAGCCGCTCGGGCTTGGCATCCAGACAGGCAACGGCGAACCCAGATTCACCTATGGCCGGCAGCGCAGCGGCGACGCGACGAGCATTCCCGCCGCCTGGGCCGACCTGCGCCAGGCAGGCGCCCTCGGTCGCTGGCTGATCCTGCAGGCGGCCGCGCGTCGCCTCGGCCTGCCTGCCGACCAGCTGCACACGGAGAACGGCGTCGTCATCGCGAGCGATGGGCGTCGTCTTTCTTATGCCGATCTCGCATCGGCCGCCGCCTCGATCGACGCGCCGTCGACAGCGCCGCCGCTGAAGGCCACCGACGCCTACCGCCTGATCGGTCAGCCTGCCGGTGACGTGGACGCCCGCGCGGCGGTGACCGGACAGCTTCGTTATGCCGGTGACGACAGTATCGGCGACGCCGTGGTCGCCGTGCTCGCGCGCTGCCCCTACCCGGGCGGCTCGCTGGATACCGCCGATCGCGAAGCGGCCAGGAAGATTGCCGGCGTCTACGACGTCATCGACATCACACCCGAACAGGGCCAGCTTTCAGGCACCGCCGTACAGGTGCCTTCGATAGCCGTGCTCGCCACGGATACCTGGAGCGCTCTCGCCGGTCGTGCCGCGTTGAAGGCCACCTGGAAGCAGGGCCCCAGCGTCGAACCTTCCGCGTACACGCTCGAGCAGAAGGCACTGGAGCTGTTTGGCGACGAGGCCGGGGCGGCGGAGCCTTCCACCGTTCGCAACGACGGCGACGTCGCCGCCGCGCGCAAGAAGGCCGCACGCGCGCTCGAAGCCACCTATTTCCAGCCCTGGATCGCCCATGCCACGGCGGAGACACCGAATTGTGTGGTTCGCCTGGATGCCGATACCAGCATCACGGTGATCGCAGCTACCCAATCTCCGCGCGCGGCCTACGCCGTCGTGCAGCGCATGACCGGATTCAAGCCCGAACAGATCGATATCCAGGTGCCCCGCGGTGGTGGCGGCTTTGGCCGTCGTCTCGAGCAGGATTACATCGCCGAGGCTGTCGCCGTCGCTCTGGCGAAGAAGGCCGACACCGTTCGCAACCGGCCGATCAAACTGCTGTGGACCCGTGACGACGATCTCGCACACGACTATTACCGCCCCCTGGCGGTGCATCGACTGAACGCGTCCATCGACCGGAAGAAAGCGATCGTGGGCTGGCACCAGCGGATGGCCAGCCCGTCGATGCTGGTCGGCCGCGCCACGCCGGACAACCGCCTGTGGCAGTCCGAGCTGGTCCCCGACGCGCTTCCCGCCGGACTGGTACCGAACTTCCGCAGCGACTGGTACCCCCTGGAATCGCAGCTGGCACGCGGTGAGTGGCGCGGCTCGCCGCATGTCACACCCGCGTTCGCCACGGAAAGCTTCATCGACGAGATCGCCCATTCGCTGAAGCTGAACCCGCTCGATTTCCGGCTCGCCATGCTCGGCGAGGGACGCCAGCTGCCATACAACGGCCGTGGCGGCCCCCTCGACACGGCCCGCCTCGCCAACGTGCTGAAACTGGCTGCCGAGAAGATCGACTGGAGCCGCTGGCTGCGCAGCGAAAACGGCCTCGGCATTGCCTGCTCGTACGTATTCGGCGCCTACGTGGCGCACGCCATCGAAGTGGCGCCCACGGCGGACGGCATCGATATCCGCCGCGCGGTCTGCGTCGCGGATGTGGGCCGGGCGATCAACCCGCTGGGCCTGGAAGCGCAGTTGCAGGGCGCCACCATGGATGCCCTGTCGACCGCCCTCAACCTCGCCATCACGGTGAAGGACGGCAAGGTGCAGCAGACGGGATTCCGTGACTACCCGGTCTCGGCGACGCAGCCGCTGCCCTACGAGGTCGAAACGGTGATCGTGCCCTCCACGGCCGAACCCACCGGCGCCAGCGTCATCGGTGTACCCTCGGCGGCACCCGCGCTCGCCAACGCCGTGTTCCGCGCCACCGCGGTTCGCGTCCGCCGCCTGCCCCTGTTGCGTGAGCTTTCCCGCCTGCGCTGA
- a CDS encoding class I SAM-dependent methyltransferase, protein MSTASVTSGSTASRTDADLIGSNKRFYDALWSEAKLFSPKRFNTWPLVSELAAQTSRRLEVAPGLRPRLPLEGTQFVDLSVPALAELGRNGARVANAMIGALPFRDASFDFVCAFDILEHVVDDEGALGELARVAEPGARLLISVPLHPDAWTAFDDFVGHYRRYEPDAIRDLLARHGFTIERSAVYGMQPKSSKLLDLGQWYLTHQRARAMWWYNRVFMPLGVRFQKALDFRPGFEPGPGVDEVLLVCRKAAV, encoded by the coding sequence ATGTCCACTGCATCAGTCACCTCGGGCTCGACGGCCTCGCGGACCGACGCCGACCTGATCGGCAGCAATAAGCGTTTCTACGACGCGCTGTGGTCCGAAGCGAAGCTGTTTTCACCGAAGCGCTTCAATACCTGGCCGCTGGTTTCCGAACTGGCGGCCCAGACGTCGCGCCGCCTCGAAGTCGCGCCGGGCCTGCGTCCGCGCCTGCCGCTCGAAGGCACCCAGTTCGTCGATCTCAGCGTTCCCGCGCTGGCGGAGCTCGGCCGCAACGGTGCCAGGGTCGCCAACGCCATGATCGGCGCCCTGCCGTTTCGCGACGCCAGCTTCGATTTCGTCTGCGCTTTCGACATCCTCGAGCACGTGGTGGACGATGAAGGCGCGCTCGGTGAACTCGCGCGTGTCGCCGAGCCGGGTGCCCGCCTGCTGATTTCCGTGCCGCTGCATCCCGACGCCTGGACCGCCTTCGACGATTTCGTTGGGCATTACCGCCGCTACGAGCCGGACGCCATCCGCGACCTGCTCGCCCGCCACGGATTCACCATCGAGCGCAGCGCCGTTTACGGTATGCAGCCCAAATCCTCGAAGCTGCTCGACCTCGGCCAGTGGTACCTGACCCACCAGCGCGCCCGCGCCATGTGGTGGTACAACCGCGTGTTCATGCCGCTCGGGGTGCGTTTCCAGAAGGCCCTGGACTTCAGGCCGGGCTTCGAGCCGGGCCCGGGCGTGGACGAGGTCCTGCTGGTCTGCCGCAAGGCCGCCGTTTAA
- a CDS encoding polyhydroxyalkanoate depolymerase translates to MLYLMHEWQRSMLSPLTYWAEASAKMFGDVASPFARMPGADRAAAGYELMFRLGKAYEKPEFDIHSVHAHGHDVAIVEQVALAKPFCTLKRFKRFSDDQSTVDKMKNDPAVLVVAPLSGHHSTLLRDTVRTLLRDHKVYITDWVDARMIPLDEGSFSLADYVAYVEEFIRHVGVHRAHVVSVCQPTVPVLAAVSLMAARGEATPATLTLMGGPIDTRKSPTSVDNLATTRPLSWFRNQLIHKVPYQYPGAGREVYPGFLQHAGFLAMNPSRHVMSHWDFYENLRKGDLDDAEQHRKFYDEYNAVLDMPAEYYLDTIETVFQEHRLPKGTWEIHGELVQPAKIKDTALLTIEGELDDISGPGQTEVAHSLCKGIAKKRKKHITVEGAGHYGIFSGRRWRDIVYPDVRDFIKAHDRGNSNTGAKGNRKV, encoded by the coding sequence ATGCTCTATCTCATGCACGAATGGCAACGCTCGATGCTCAGCCCTCTGACCTACTGGGCCGAGGCGAGCGCGAAGATGTTTGGCGACGTTGCCAGCCCGTTTGCCCGCATGCCCGGCGCCGATCGTGCCGCGGCGGGGTACGAGCTCATGTTCCGCCTGGGCAAGGCTTACGAAAAGCCTGAATTCGATATCCATAGTGTGCACGCGCACGGGCACGACGTCGCCATCGTCGAGCAGGTGGCGCTGGCCAAGCCGTTCTGCACACTGAAGCGTTTCAAACGCTTTTCCGACGATCAGTCGACCGTCGACAAGATGAAGAACGATCCGGCGGTGCTGGTCGTGGCTCCGTTGTCGGGCCATCACTCGACCCTGCTGCGCGACACCGTGCGCACCCTGCTACGCGACCACAAGGTGTACATCACCGACTGGGTCGACGCGCGCATGATCCCGCTGGACGAAGGCTCGTTCTCGCTGGCGGACTACGTCGCCTACGTCGAGGAATTCATCCGTCACGTCGGCGTGCACCGCGCGCACGTCGTCTCGGTCTGCCAGCCGACCGTGCCGGTGCTCGCCGCCGTCTCGCTGATGGCTGCGCGCGGTGAGGCGACGCCCGCCACGCTCACCCTCATGGGCGGCCCGATCGACACGCGCAAGAGTCCCACCAGTGTCGACAACCTGGCCACCACGCGGCCGCTGTCGTGGTTTCGCAACCAGCTGATCCACAAGGTGCCGTACCAGTATCCCGGTGCCGGCCGCGAGGTCTACCCGGGCTTCCTGCAGCACGCGGGCTTCCTGGCGATGAACCCGAGCCGCCACGTCATGTCGCACTGGGACTTCTACGAGAACCTGCGCAAGGGCGACCTCGACGACGCCGAGCAGCACCGCAAGTTCTACGACGAATACAACGCCGTGCTCGACATGCCGGCCGAGTACTACCTCGACACGATCGAGACGGTGTTCCAGGAGCACCGCCTGCCCAAGGGTACGTGGGAGATCCACGGCGAACTGGTGCAGCCGGCCAAAATCAAGGACACCGCCCTGCTCACCATCGAAGGTGAACTCGACGACATCTCCGGCCCCGGTCAGACCGAGGTCGCGCATAGCCTTTGCAAGGGCATCGCGAAGAAGCGCAAGAAGCACATCACCGTGGAAGGCGCCGGTCATTACGGCATCTTCAGCGGTCGTCGCTGGCGCGACATCGTTTACCCGGACGTGCGCGATTTCATCAAGGCGCATGACCGAGGCAACAGCAACACGGGCGCCAAGGGCAACCGGAAGGTCTGA
- a CDS encoding SLC13 family permease gives MAWLPESLRNLRRDVLFLVLLAVAVVFAVAKPAHLKAWPGLVDWPTIATLTGLLVLTKAVENSGALNVAGRWLIDRTSTRRIAALGLIALTALLSMLLTNDVSLFVMVPLTLSMCRIARMPATRLVIFEALAVNAGSMLTPIGNPQNLFLWQQWNNGFGGFVWAMLPLVAIVLVLLLGLTAVAFPSTALEVHEDTDDRVDRGMLIVAAALYVPFLVLADLHHEIWALAGVLVVFLAYRRRIVAAIDWGLLLTFVLMFIDLRMLAGLEAIRSFIGGLGLDTPLHLYATGALASQVVSNVPAAILLAEYSHDWRTIAFGVNVGGFGFVLGSLANLIALRLLGERKAWGTFHLWSVPFFILVGLIGWALL, from the coding sequence ATGGCGTGGCTACCCGAATCGTTGCGCAACCTTCGCCGCGATGTACTTTTTCTCGTACTGCTGGCCGTGGCCGTGGTCTTCGCGGTGGCGAAACCGGCGCATCTGAAGGCGTGGCCTGGCCTGGTCGACTGGCCGACGATCGCGACCCTCACCGGGTTGCTGGTTCTGACCAAGGCCGTCGAGAACAGCGGTGCGCTCAACGTCGCGGGGCGCTGGCTGATCGATCGCACTTCCACACGCCGCATTGCCGCGCTGGGGCTGATCGCGCTTACCGCGCTGTTGTCGATGCTGCTGACCAACGACGTTTCGCTGTTCGTCATGGTGCCGCTGACGTTGAGCATGTGTCGCATCGCACGCATGCCCGCGACGCGTCTGGTCATCTTCGAGGCCCTTGCGGTCAACGCGGGCTCGATGCTCACGCCAATCGGCAATCCGCAGAACCTGTTCCTGTGGCAGCAGTGGAACAACGGATTCGGCGGCTTCGTGTGGGCGATGCTGCCCCTGGTCGCGATCGTACTGGTCTTGCTGCTCGGCCTGACCGCGGTCGCATTCCCCTCCACGGCGCTCGAAGTTCACGAAGACACGGACGATCGTGTCGATCGCGGCATGCTCATCGTTGCGGCGGCGCTCTACGTTCCCTTTCTGGTGCTGGCCGATCTGCACCACGAAATCTGGGCTCTGGCGGGCGTGCTCGTCGTGTTTCTCGCGTACCGCCGCCGCATCGTCGCCGCGATCGACTGGGGCCTGCTGCTTACCTTCGTACTCATGTTCATCGACCTGCGCATGCTCGCGGGGCTCGAAGCGATCAGGTCGTTTATCGGCGGGTTGGGGCTGGACACGCCGCTGCATCTCTATGCGACGGGCGCGCTGGCGTCGCAGGTGGTCAGCAACGTACCGGCGGCGATTCTGCTGGCGGAGTATTCGCATGACTGGCGCACCATCGCGTTCGGCGTGAACGTGGGTGGCTTCGGTTTCGTGCTGGGGTCGCTGGCCAACCTGATCGCGTTGCGGCTGCTGGGGGAGCGCAAGGCGTGGGGCACGTTCCATCTCTGGTCGGTGCCGTTTTTTATCCTGGTCGGTCTGATCGGCTGGGCGTTGTTGTAA
- a CDS encoding DUF4097 family beta strand repeat-containing protein, whose protein sequence is MRHLIFASLLLLPAIALADDVPSCQFHADRNLDLDLSGVRSVHFIVNAYDVSVEGGAAAGKGTIRGKACGSSQELADNLVVTQEKRGDTLVVELTTKRKGWSGGWGSNYSYLKVNASIPATLPVTVEGGSGDAKVRGVASVESTAGSGDIEVYDVKGAVKARIGSGDFTSDGTGSIEVDSVGSGDFKARHVHGDVRIGTVGSGDAKLVDVDGNVEVGTIGSGDLEVDGVKGNLTVRTKGSGDIEQHGVSGKVDVPNSDR, encoded by the coding sequence ATGCGGCACCTGATCTTCGCGTCACTCCTGCTTCTTCCCGCCATCGCTCTTGCCGATGATGTGCCTTCCTGCCAATTTCATGCGGACCGCAACCTCGATCTCGACCTGTCGGGCGTGCGTTCCGTACATTTCATCGTGAATGCTTACGACGTCTCGGTCGAAGGTGGCGCGGCGGCCGGCAAGGGAACCATCCGTGGCAAGGCATGCGGTTCGAGCCAGGAACTGGCCGATAACCTCGTCGTGACCCAGGAAAAGCGCGGCGACACGCTCGTGGTCGAACTCACTACCAAGCGCAAGGGCTGGTCGGGCGGCTGGGGCAGCAATTACAGCTATCTCAAGGTCAATGCGAGCATCCCCGCGACGCTGCCGGTGACGGTCGAGGGTGGCTCGGGCGATGCGAAGGTGCGCGGCGTCGCTTCGGTGGAGAGCACGGCGGGTTCCGGCGATATCGAGGTCTACGACGTCAAGGGTGCCGTCAAGGCACGCATCGGCTCGGGTGACTTCACCAGCGACGGTACCGGTTCGATCGAGGTCGACTCCGTCGGCTCGGGTGACTTCAAGGCTCGCCATGTCCATGGCGACGTTCGCATCGGCACTGTCGGGTCGGGCGACGCCAAACTGGTCGACGTCGACGGCAACGTTGAAGTCGGCACCATCGGTTCGGGCGACCTCGAGGTCGACGGCGTGAAAGGCAACCTCACCGTCCGGACCAAAGGCAGCGGCGACATCGAACAGCACGGCGTGAGCGGCAAGGTTGACGTCCCGAATTCGGACCGCTGA
- the mazG gene encoding nucleoside triphosphate pyrophosphohydrolase, whose translation MTRPVDDLIAIMARLRDPENGCPWDVKQNFVTIAPYTVEEAYEVADAIDRNDMRDLRDELGDLLLQVVFHSRMAEEAGHFAFGDVVDAICDKMVRRHPHVFEDVTHANDTARSRDWDRLKAEERKARGVEDTSALAGISPGLPEWQRAVKLQKRAANVGFDWPDHTPVLDKMAEEIEEVRHEFENGADEDRLADEIGDVLFVAANLARHAKVDVSRALRGANAKFERRFRGMEAMAAAEGRTLSSYSLEEQEALWVRVKRDTAM comes from the coding sequence GTGACACGACCTGTCGACGACCTCATCGCGATCATGGCGCGCTTGCGCGATCCGGAGAACGGTTGCCCCTGGGATGTGAAACAGAACTTCGTCACGATCGCGCCATACACGGTCGAGGAAGCTTACGAAGTCGCCGACGCGATCGATCGCAACGACATGCGCGATCTTCGTGATGAACTGGGCGACCTTCTCCTTCAGGTGGTCTTTCATTCGCGCATGGCGGAAGAGGCCGGGCACTTCGCATTCGGCGATGTGGTCGACGCGATCTGCGACAAGATGGTGCGCCGCCATCCGCACGTGTTCGAGGATGTGACGCACGCGAATGACACGGCACGTTCGCGGGACTGGGATCGTCTGAAGGCCGAAGAGCGTAAGGCGCGTGGCGTGGAAGACACCAGTGCGCTGGCCGGTATCTCTCCCGGACTGCCGGAGTGGCAGCGTGCGGTGAAACTTCAGAAGCGCGCGGCTAACGTCGGCTTCGACTGGCCGGATCACACGCCGGTGCTGGACAAGATGGCGGAAGAGATCGAGGAGGTCCGCCACGAGTTCGAAAACGGTGCCGATGAAGATCGGCTGGCCGACGAGATTGGCGACGTGCTGTTTGTCGCGGCGAATCTGGCGCGGCATGCGAAGGTCGATGTGTCACGCGCGTTGCGCGGGGCGAATGCGAAATTCGAGCGACGCTTTCGCGGGATGGAAGCCATGGCCGCGGCCGAGGGCCGTACGTTGTCGTCGTATTCGCTGGAGGAGCAGGAAGCGCTCTGGGTTCGCGTCAAGCGCGACACCGCCATGTAG
- the cysQ gene encoding 3'(2'),5'-bisphosphate nucleotidase CysQ, with protein sequence MSGAHAAWLDPVCAIAREAAEAILAIYAQDFEVVCKDDNSPVTAADLAAQRVIAEGLRKLAPGVPVISEEALAAPWAERRTWRRYWLVDPLDGTREFVKRNGEFTVNIALIEDHRSVLGVVLAPVTGDLYAAVAGGGAWRQRSVDAPREAIRTRSADSLLMVTGSRSYGTGGRTMTLLERLGKHETFALGSSLKFCVIARGEADIYLRLGATSEWDTAAAQCVLEEAGGAVLDLAGRPFRYNTRDSLINPEFIACGDTGVDWAARLIDPENPA encoded by the coding sequence ATGAGCGGCGCGCACGCCGCCTGGCTCGACCCGGTCTGCGCGATCGCGCGCGAAGCGGCCGAGGCCATCCTCGCCATCTACGCGCAGGATTTCGAAGTCGTCTGCAAGGACGACAATTCACCGGTGACCGCCGCCGACCTCGCCGCGCAGCGTGTCATCGCGGAAGGCCTGCGGAAGCTCGCGCCGGGCGTGCCGGTGATTTCCGAGGAGGCGCTCGCCGCGCCCTGGGCGGAGCGTCGCACCTGGCGCCGTTACTGGCTGGTCGACCCACTCGACGGTACGCGTGAGTTCGTGAAGCGCAACGGCGAGTTCACCGTGAACATCGCACTGATCGAGGACCATCGCTCGGTGCTGGGTGTCGTGCTGGCGCCGGTTACGGGCGATCTCTACGCCGCGGTGGCTGGCGGTGGCGCGTGGCGCCAGCGCTCGGTCGATGCACCACGCGAAGCCATTCGCACGCGTTCCGCCGACAGTCTGCTGATGGTCACCGGTAGTCGCTCTTACGGCACCGGTGGTCGCACGATGACCTTGCTCGAACGCCTCGGTAAGCACGAGACCTTTGCGCTGGGCTCTTCGCTCAAGTTTTGCGTGATCGCTCGCGGTGAAGCGGACATCTATCTGCGCCTGGGCGCCACGTCCGAGTGGGACACTGCGGCGGCTCAGTGCGTGCTCGAAGAAGCGGGCGGCGCGGTGCTCGATCTGGCTGGTCGTCCGTTCCGGTACAACACGCGCGACTCGTTGATCAATCCCGAGTTCATTGCCTGCGGCGACACCGGCGTCGACTGGGCAGCGCGGCTGATCGACCCGGAGAATCCCGCGTGA
- the nudE gene encoding ADP compounds hydrolase NudE — protein MNKRPTILATRDASSSYFRHAEEVDLEFSNGERRTFQRLKSGGHGAVLIVPMRDADTVLLVREYSVGVERYELGAPKGRMDAGETAEEGANRELKEEVGFGARKLTFLGTLSLSPAYMTHQIHIVLAEDLYPERLAGDEPEELEVLPWRLDNLHELIARDDVTDGRSIAALFMAREFLAGRYTPA, from the coding sequence ATGAACAAACGCCCGACGATCCTCGCGACGCGCGACGCGTCCAGCAGCTACTTCCGCCATGCGGAAGAAGTCGACCTCGAATTCTCGAACGGAGAACGCCGCACGTTCCAACGGCTGAAGAGCGGCGGTCACGGCGCCGTGCTCATCGTTCCGATGCGGGATGCGGACACCGTGCTGCTGGTGCGCGAATACAGCGTCGGCGTCGAGCGCTATGAGCTCGGCGCACCGAAAGGCCGCATGGATGCCGGCGAAACCGCGGAAGAGGGCGCGAACCGCGAGCTGAAGGAGGAAGTCGGCTTCGGTGCGCGCAAGCTTACCTTCCTCGGCACGCTGTCGCTGTCGCCGGCGTATATGACCCACCAGATCCACATCGTGCTGGCCGAGGATCTGTACCCGGAACGTCTCGCGGGTGACGAGCCCGAGGAACTGGAAGTCCTGCCATGGCGCCTGGATAACCTCCACGAGCTCATCGCGCGCGACGACGTGACCGACGGACGTTCCATCGCCGCACTCTTCATGGCCCGCGAGTTCCTCGCCGGGCGCTATACGCCGGCATGA
- a CDS encoding inositol monophosphatase family protein translates to MTDTLDKALAAARDAAGAAAEIILHYWRSGVDVIVKGDDTPVTVADREAELAIRAILSKALPEAGIYGEEYGADDTTRDYLWLVDPLDGTKSFVRRTPFFSTQIALMHRGELVLGVSSAPVYDERMWAVRGRGAFLDGEPVRVAATEAMSQASISTGNVKTLTSDARWDALGAMIRDSNRIRGYGDFCHYHLLARGGLDLVVESDVNILDIAALAVIVNEAGGVFTDLSGAAPGLETRSVLAGTPAIHAEALARLTGATIDR, encoded by the coding sequence ATGACCGACACCCTCGACAAGGCGCTTGCCGCCGCCCGTGACGCCGCCGGCGCCGCCGCGGAGATCATCCTTCACTACTGGCGCTCGGGCGTCGACGTGATCGTCAAGGGCGACGACACCCCCGTGACCGTCGCCGACCGCGAGGCCGAGCTGGCCATCCGTGCGATCCTCTCCAAGGCATTGCCGGAGGCCGGTATCTACGGCGAGGAGTACGGCGCCGACGACACGACGCGCGACTACCTGTGGCTGGTCGATCCGCTGGACGGCACGAAGAGCTTCGTCCGCCGCACACCGTTCTTCTCCACGCAGATCGCGCTGATGCACCGGGGCGAGCTGGTGCTCGGCGTCTCCTCCGCCCCGGTGTATGACGAGCGGATGTGGGCCGTACGCGGGCGCGGGGCCTTCCTCGACGGTGAGCCGGTGCGCGTGGCGGCCACCGAGGCCATGTCCCAGGCATCGATCTCCACCGGTAACGTAAAAACGTTGACGAGCGATGCCCGCTGGGATGCGCTGGGCGCGATGATCCGCGACAGTAACCGCATCCGCGGCTACGGCGATTTCTGCCATTACCACCTGCTGGCGCGCGGTGGCCTCGATCTGGTGGTCGAGTCCGACGTCAACATTCTGGATATCGCCGCGCTGGCCGTGATCGTCAACGAAGCCGGTGGCGTCTTCACCGACCTGTCCGGCGCCGCGCCTGGCCTGGAGACGCGCAGCGTACTGGCCGGCACCCCCGCGATCCACGCCGAGGCGCTCGCCCGGCTTACCGGGGCTACAATCGACCGATGA
- the gspN gene encoding type II secretion system protein N, with translation MKWLRRVALIVVVLLLVSGLLYWFLPASLAVPFAASRAKGLVLDDLSGTLWDGRAGRVTGRDGRELGSATWRLGRDAILGRIHLDLHLEGRAGRFDGHLERTDPDAMHWTGIDFRLDAAALAGPALPPELIPMGVVDGQIPRADLQGNWPVALDADIHWRAAAIRTPEGYVALGGLALKAASVGGVLRATLADDGKGSLAVDAALAASPLGWRLDGKLVPRVADSALSHLIARFGPIGRNGSVNLQRKAGLAPANTP, from the coding sequence TTGAAATGGCTTCGCCGGGTCGCCCTGATCGTTGTCGTGCTGCTGCTGGTCTCGGGCCTGCTGTACTGGTTCCTGCCGGCCAGTCTGGCCGTGCCGTTCGCCGCGTCCCGCGCGAAAGGGCTGGTGCTGGACGATCTCTCGGGCACCTTGTGGGATGGGCGGGCAGGGCGTGTCACGGGCCGTGACGGCCGCGAACTGGGCAGCGCCACGTGGCGCCTCGGTCGGGACGCCATCCTCGGCCGCATTCATCTCGATCTTCATCTCGAGGGGCGCGCCGGCCGCTTCGACGGCCATCTCGAACGGACCGATCCCGACGCCATGCACTGGACCGGCATCGACTTCCGGCTCGACGCCGCAGCGCTGGCCGGCCCGGCTCTGCCACCCGAACTGATCCCGATGGGCGTCGTCGACGGCCAGATCCCGCGCGCCGACCTGCAGGGTAACTGGCCTGTCGCGCTCGACGCCGATATCCACTGGCGCGCCGCGGCCATACGCACGCCGGAGGGCTACGTCGCCCTGGGAGGTCTCGCTCTGAAGGCGGCCAGCGTCGGCGGCGTGCTTCGCGCCACGCTCGCGGACGACGGCAAGGGCTCGCTGGCGGTCGACGCCGCGCTCGCCGCGTCGCCGCTTGGCTGGCGTCTGGACGGCAAGCTGGTCCCGCGGGTCGCGGACAGTGCGCTGTCGCACCTCATCGCACGTTTCGGCCCCATCGGGCGCAACGGCTCCGTCAATCTGCAACGCAAGGCCGGGTTAGCGCCCGCGAACACGCCATGA